One part of the Ziziphus jujuba cultivar Dongzao chromosome 2, ASM3175591v1 genome encodes these proteins:
- the LOC125422734 gene encoding uncharacterized protein LOC125422734 produces the protein MFVNLSSSLKLSKLLDLTLADCQLKEIPELPKSQIILIASHCKSFVSTPWKIMAKNISCGTATPSLCINVTRSDIPHWFSHKSANRIHNLQHALEYVKENGCSDICAVSRSGRKQIMGCHLNYFRKMILMREKHNYDREVPISSCGVHLLWDQHENMVAQNLNEKSPILFHKVCSEPNFEKLKVLNLSHSIFLRKIPDLSTTSNLESLHVDHCTSLTDIHDSVGFLTKLVILDAQHCSNLSTVLKLPSSIDHIVGLHELHLSASRKLVHIPSSIYKPVFLDIFNLTSCTSLSEFPNYVQEIHGNFELSELYLQNSNMSKEDFLVTPFSFPLLQHLDLSGNKFATLPSARKGFLRDSEIKVTLPGSDIPDWFSHKSITESATFDMPRNMSKKISAVIICVVSRSMREQIIGMSFELLHKSDSRVGSLRRGNFLIELGNMWLIYLSASTLLSKCLPYSPFKDTKKSVLKKINLVYKIKVSFMGRSDKYDYDYDREVPISICCGMHVLWDQDELMIEQKRIKVSEPISHIIERTYDDFANGGIQFSWSSQQKGAGLPSRKNRFEKEDLEEEEEVANISETEKIIDNL, from the exons ATGTTTGTCAATCTTTCCTCCAGTCTGAAGCTTTCTAAGCTCTTAGACCTTACTTTAGCTGATTGTCAACTAAAGGAAATTCCTGAGCTTCCAAAAagtcaaattattttaattgcaAGTCACTGCAAATCATTTGTCAGCACTCCATGGAAGATAATGGCAAAGAACATTTCATGTGGCACAGCCACTCCCTCTCTATGTATAAATGTCACAA GATCTGATATTCCACACTGGTTTAGCCATAAGTCTGCTAACAGAATCCATAACCTTCAACATGCCTTGGAATATGTCAAAGAAAATGGCTGCAGTGACATTTGTGCAGTCTCTAGATCAGGGAGGAAACAAATAATGGGTTGTCATTTGAACTACTTCAGGAAAATGATTCTCAT GAGGGAGAAGCATAATTATGACAGAGAAGTACCCATCTCTAGTTGTGGGGTTCATTTACTATGGGATCAACATGAGAACATGGTAGCACAAAACCTGAACGAAAAGTCTCCAATCCTATTTCACAAAGTTTGCAGTGAACCT aattttgaaaaattgaaagtttTGAACCTTAGTCACTCCATATTCTTAAGAAAAATTCCTGACCTATCAACAACGTCAAATCTTGAGAGCTTACATGTCGACCATTGTACAAGTTTAACTGATATCCATGATTCTGTTGGATTTCTTACTAAGTTGGTTATATTAGACGCTCAACACTGCAGCAATCTCAGCACTGTCCTAA AGTTGCCTTCCTCCATTGATCATATAGTTGGACTTCATGAGTTGCACTTATCAGCTTCTAGAAAGCTTGTGCATATTCCATCAAGCATTTATAAGCCAGTGTTTCTTGACATCTTTAATCTTACTAGTTGCACAAGTCTCTCTGAGTTTCCAAACTATGTCCAAGAAATACATGGCAATTTTGAGCTCAGCGAGTTATATCTTCAAAATTCTAATATGTCAAAAGAGGATTTTCTTGTTACTCCTTTTAGTTTTCCCCTGCTTCAACATTTGGATCTATCGGGTAACAAGTTTGCCACTCTTCCCTCTGCCCGCAAG GGATTCTTGAGGGACTCAGAAATTAAAGTTACACTTCCAGGATCTGATATTCCAGACTGGTTTAGCCATAAGTCAATAACGGAATCAGCAACCTTTGACATGCCTCGGAATATGTCAAAGAAAATATCTGCAGTGATCATTTGTGTTGTCTCAAGATCAATGAGGGAGCAAATAATAGGAATGTCATTTGAACTACTTCACAAAAGTGATTCTCGTGTAGGGTCTCTTAGAAGAGGAAACTTTTTGATAGAACTAGGGAATATGTGGCTTATTTATCTCTCAGCTAGCACCCTTCTTTCCAAATGCTTGCCATACTCTCCATTCAAGGATACCAAAAAAAGTGTCCTAAAAAAGATAAATCTTGTATACAAAATCAAGGTATCATTCATGGGCAGAAGCGATAAATATGACTATGATTACGATAGAGAAGTACCCATCTCTATTTGTTGTGGGATGCATGTACTATGGGATCAAGATGAATTAATGATTGAACAAAAGCGGATCAAAGTGTCTGAGCCTATTTCACATATTATTGAGAGAACCTATGATGATTTTGCTAATGGAGGCATCCAATTCAGTTGGAGTTCACAGCAGAAAGGGGCAGGTCTACCCAGCAGGAAGAACAGGTTTGAAAAGGAGgacttggaagaggaagaagaagtggCCAACATTTCTGAAACAGAGAAGATTATTGACAACCTTTGA